A window of Gossypium hirsutum isolate 1008001.06 chromosome D13, Gossypium_hirsutum_v2.1, whole genome shotgun sequence genomic DNA:
TGTGTGGGTCTTGATTGAAGAAATTTCAATCATCAGTTTATTGTGTTTTGtaatatttaattctaattctaattatttaaatatgtattatttatatattgaattgtgtcttaatcaattaatttgatttaattagctTTTTTTCAATTCCTTAATgttaattaatttcaattaactttaattaaaattttgaatttaattgtttTCAGTTAATCTCAATGAATAATTTTGACCTAATTAAGTTGCAAAATTTTCTAATTGAGTGATTGTGCTTATAAATCTCTTCTTATATTATGCAAAGTATACATGCTTTATTTCTGATTTAATtccattgttttttttcttttttgtcataTTAGATTAGtattaattaacaaaaataaagtgAGATCTTCCAAATGATGTAACTTGGATCACAAATGGTTGACATTTTCGGGAATTCCTAATGGCCCCGTTATAATGTAGAGGTTGGAGTAAATTTTGagggaaaattattaaaaaattatatattgattttaatttatatatatattaaattttgatttgattgaatttttataaattattagtaACGTTATTGAATTAGcataattttatattgatatattgcatacacaaataattatattaatttaatataataataattatttatttattttttaaatgtgtataattgaatcaaaattaaagttttatttatacatataaattgtaattcaaatttcatgtatataattgcatcaaatcaaaatttatatattaaattgcacattaaactaaagttcatgtgtaaatttaatatttatccttatattttttaaaaaatataagaatgaTTACAAGTGTGAGTATAAAAAAAGtattattgaataaaaatataatcaaattaataatttgaGGATCATATTTTAAgttagattaaaataaatttgaatagaTCTAAacttaaattagaataaaatatgaaatgaaaatttatatgtaGTATTTATTTGTAATGCAACTTTAagaataaaatcttaaatttttacaaaatatagTGATaggaaatatattaaattaaataattaaaaataagcattataaagcgtaattgaattaaaataaaaaatatatccgAATTTAAAGTATGAATATATTTGAACAATGTTGATACTTCATACATAgtgaaaattaaaatagaataaataatgaaaataattcctaatttttaagaacaaaattaagaaaataataggaaaaaaagagagcaaaaggCCCAGCTGAAAAAGGCCCAGAAAGTTATCCAATAGAAAGGCCGAGGGATGTTCCCGCTCGGTTTTTGAATGCCCGCCTTTTGTTCTCTCTTAGCCTACGTCTCCCTCaagcattttttttcattttaaagcaaaattaaaaccaaaattatataaaaaaattattgacaaATCTTCAACGTCAAAATTCTGCAGATTAAAgggagagaaaaaaattaaaaaaaagagaggaaaaaaaaacaaaaatcacagtGGAAATGCAGGGACAGCTTAGGGTTAGGCTATCAAAGCATGGATTCTCCTGAACCTACTAAATCCCCAATTCCTTCTTCTTCTGCTGCaccctcttcttctttttccccaGTTCAAGTAATCTTTCTCTTTTGATAGTTATTACTCTTTTTTTGGCtttgattttagatttttttgagGGGTAAATGTTGCTGCTTGATGGGATTCTTTTTTCTTAGTATCTGATTTAAATTTGGAGTTTGTAAGTTAATGTTGCTAACGTTTGGGAAAGGGGGCTGGGGATCGGTGAACATAAGATGTTTGGTTAAAGtgacaattttatttttgttcgtgGAATTGTGATTTGACTTAGGTTTTGACTACAATTTCACTAATTTAGTGGgtttatttgtgaatttttttttgtagagGAATTGGGAGGTTTATTTCAATGAAGTGATAAAACACTAaactttgcaaaaaaaaaaaagaaaaggatgtGACTGTTCTCTAATTGAATGGTGGCTTGCTTTTGAACTTTGAAGTAGATTTATGGATGCTATTTTGTTAGAGGAGGTATCCGGGAAAGAAAAAATGGTTTCTTCGATGAGTAAATGCTGCATGGATGTTTAAATTATTGAGGTTTTAGATTTAGCACAAGGTAATAGTGTTGTGTTTCCTTCTGTTTGGAATCTTTGGATGAGTTATTTGTTTTGTTATGTGCCGGTTTTGGTTACCAAAAAGCGGGAATGATTTGAAGGCAATTATCATATTCATATGCTTTAGGGTTGAGTTCCATTACTTTGCAAAAACCTtcaaacttgattttgattaagTTCCATTACTTTGCAGTTGCCaccttgctttttctttttcactagtTACTTATCAATATAACTGCATAGGCTTTGCAAGTGGATACCATTTTCCTTTTTCATGAATTTTTAGACATCttgtttatcattattttactttGATTTCAGGAATCCCCTTTTTCCAATTTTGTTAGCAATCTATCTCCTATAAAGCATGACAAGGTACCCCATGTAGCACCAAGGTTCTTGGGACTCAGTTCTCCCCCTCTAGTTTTTACATCTCCGCGTATAAATACTCTGAAAAGGTTTGTCACCCCTAGGATTTTGGCTTTATTGTTTTCCACTTGAATAGCTCCTTGTTTGAGCTCTGATTGCACTGAAATTATCCTTATTCCAGGCCTCAGTCATCCAATGTGGAAGTATCTCAAAATGTTAAAGGAGACAAGCAAAGTACCAATAGGCCTGGTGATTTGGAAAGATCTGTTAGTGAATTGCACCGAGAAATGATCGTTGATGTTAAGGAGGATGATACCAAGGATTCTATGTCAGTCCAACCTAGTAGTTCATCTGGATGTGTTGATGAATACTTGGCCGACCCTGTGGAAGCTGATTGTGTTAACTCTGCATATTCAGTTAACTTAAATTTGAAACAATCTAATAATGTGCTTGAATCATCAGCAAATGGTTTGCCATGCTCAAAGAATTTAGAATCTGTTGACAAACATTACTCAGGGAGAGAAGCTGGTGCAGTTCAATTGCTGTCGGGGCAGAGTGAAAAAGGCCTTGAAACCTTTGACATTGAGCCATTGAAGATAAAAGAAGATCAACATGGTGGTCAAGGTATATCTGATGGATGCCGACAAATTGATTCTGATATGTTTGATCTTTCTTCTCaggaaaaagaaagtaaaaactTGAACCCTCAGGTAATGCTTGATTTCTATTGTCCTAAATCAAGGTGGGAAATAGTACCATGTATGCTCATTTCACagtcttttcttctcttttacaGAAAGGAGTAGAAGATGATGGTTATGGATGTGATGGTTTCCTTCAACTGCAGCCTGGATCTTTACAAATGGTTCAGCCATATGAAGGTTTTGCTGAAAATGTTGGAGGAGTCACAGATGCTCCATTTTATGACACTACACATGATCTTGCggtataaaatatttaaagtagCTCTGATATATGGAGATTAATTATATTAACTGAATCCATATTTTTAGCTTTGTTTTGGTTATTAAATGCTACTAGGATTTTCATTTTGCAATGGAATAATGACACCAGTACTTGCAGGCCATCGAACACCTACGTGGCATGAGTAGGCGTTGCCTTCAATTTGGAGAACCTCAACCAGAACCTACAGCAAACTGCAGCAGTTCTCCAAATCTAGTAAATGATGTGATCACTTCAGTGCCACTTGCTACATCTTCAAAAACAGAGGGTTTGGGTTCATCTCATGTGGATTTAAGTACATCAAGAAAGAGACGACTAGTTAACTTGTCCCAATTAGCGATAAACATGATTCCCCAGAGCTATGACAATAGGTCTTCCTTAACTGTTTCCAAGCCGTCAGGTATTGGCTTACACTTAAACAGCATTTTTAATGATATACCAACAGATCAAGGTGGAACTGTGAGCATGAAGCTGGCAGTGGATTCCATGGGTACGGAGGGCATAAAATCAGCATCTATTACGAGTTGTCAGTCAATGGAAAACATGGAGAATTGCTCGGATGCATTTGAGAAAGTATCAACTGCTCCTCAGGATAGAACACTTGAAGCAAAGGTTTCTACAATTGAAGGTTCTGCAGCTTCTGAATCACTTTGCACCATGGAGTCAATAGAGTGTCACATGACCGTAAACACAAAAAGGAAGCTTAGCTCAGGGGATGGAGATATTAACAAGGTGTTTAACCCACAAAGTCCCAAAAATAAAAGGTAAGCACTACTTGCTGATTTGATAGTTATAACGTTCCCTCTATAAGTAGGATCATTTATGCTTCTGTAGGAAGAAGTTATCAGAAAGCGATGAGGGTTGCAAGCGTTGCAATTGCAAGAAGAGCAAATGCTTGAAACTGTAAGTAATTCTGCTTTTACTTTGTTGACATCTGCTTACGTAACTATTTTTAGTGTTACATATGCTAACTTTGTCCTCCTTATTCCTTTGAAGCTATTGTGACTGTTTTGCTGCCGGTATCT
This region includes:
- the LOC107937202 gene encoding CRC domain-containing protein TSO1, yielding MDSPEPTKSPIPSSSAAPSSSFSPVQESPFSNFVSNLSPIKHDKVPHVAPRFLGLSSPPLVFTSPRINTLKRPQSSNVEVSQNVKGDKQSTNRPGDLERSVSELHREMIVDVKEDDTKDSMSVQPSSSSGCVDEYLADPVEADCVNSAYSVNLNLKQSNNVLESSANGLPCSKNLESVDKHYSGREAGAVQLLSGQSEKGLETFDIEPLKIKEDQHGGQGISDGCRQIDSDMFDLSSQEKESKNLNPQKGVEDDGYGCDGFLQLQPGSLQMVQPYEGFAENVGGVTDAPFYDTTHDLAAIEHLRGMSRRCLQFGEPQPEPTANCSSSPNLVNDVITSVPLATSSKTEGLGSSHVDLSTSRKRRLVNLSQLAINMIPQSYDNRSSLTVSKPSGIGLHLNSIFNDIPTDQGGTVSMKLAVDSMGTEGIKSASITSCQSMENMENCSDAFEKVSTAPQDRTLEAKVSTIEGSAASESLCTMESIECHMTVNTKRKLSSGDGDINKVFNPQSPKNKRKKLSESDEGCKRCNCKKSKCLKLYCDCFAAGIYCAEPCSCQGCFNRPEYESTVLETRQQIESRNPLAFAPKIVQPVTEVPVNSREDGNWKTPSSARHKRGCNCKRSMCLKKYCECYQANVGCSIGCRCEGCKNVYGKKEDYYVTEAIVKRGVGELSESTVAVKKDFLHSELCNPHYLTPTTPSFEHSDHGKNASVSGLLPMRCLPSPESDPTNVSLAKSPRTSNTNDILLETSKENLYVGSYHDKVNYNNADNILADDCHQTPLPNHPSIIIDSSSSKPRELTNLSRLNLGPRSGCFTLGGSLRWRSSPITPKSPIDKELQQLDSDGGLYDILEDDTPEMLKDTSTPLKSVKASSPNGKRVSPPHKLHQLGSSSSGSLRSGRKFLLKAVPSFPPLTPCIVSKGNSNESRSYYEEDGSKDQ